One Hippocampus zosterae strain Florida chromosome 21, ASM2543408v3, whole genome shotgun sequence genomic region harbors:
- the kdm5a gene encoding lysine-specific demethylase 5A isoform X6 produces the protein MSAIGEFVPPPECPVFEPSWEDFSDPLGFINKIRPVAEKTGICKIRPPQDWQPPFACDVRHFRFTPRVQRLNELEALTRVKLNFLDQIAKFWELQGCKIRFPHVERKILDLYQLSKVVSSEGGFVTACKEKRWSKVSSRMGFPPGKGTGSLLRSHYERILYPYELFQSGATVPGIQQLYEEGDDFEEVDEGVGEEAAEEDDPEENEDKDGEVGAAQVKERPLAERRSRRLKSERENKEPKGLKLFASSPKLVDLEIVSTDDGYKKHRHLKAQAFAIKMRPRKETLEVNFIDLYFCLMCGRGDEEDRLLLCDGCDDSYHTFCLIPPLQDVPKGDWRCPKCVAEECSKPREAFGFEQAVREYSLQSFGEMADQFKSDYFNMPVHMVPTELVEKEFWRLVSSIEEDVIVEYGADISSKDVGSGFPVRDGKRRLLGDEEEYANSGWNLNNMPVLEQSVLTHINVDISGMKVPWLYVGMCFSSFCWHIEDHWSYSINFLHWGEPKTWYGVPASAAEQLEAVMKKLAPELFQSQPDLLHQLVTIMNPNILMEHGVPVYRTNQCAGEFVVTFPRAYHSGFNQGYNFAEAVNFCTADWLPMGRQCVAHYRRLRRYCVFSHDELLCKMAADPESLDVELAAAVVKEMGEMMDEETRLRNAIQEMGVLSSEQEVFELVPDDERQCHKCKTTCFLSALTCSCCPDRLVCLHHAADLCDCPLSNKCLRYRYDLEELPAMLQGVKNRAQSYDTWAKRINEALAADQKNKKDLIELKVLLEDAEDRKYPENSLFRRLREMVKEAETCSSVAQMLLSRKQRHSSRLRSESSRTRSKLTVDELKAFVEQLYRLPCVISQARQVKELLENVEDFHERAQVALADELPDSSKLQALLDLGSGLDVELPELPRLKQELQQARWLDEVRITLTEPHRVTLELMKRLIDSGVGLAPHHAVEKAMAELQEILTVSEKWEDKARACLQARPRHSMVTLESIVLEARNIPAYLPNILALREALQKAKDWTAKVDAIQSGSSYAYLEQLESLLARGRSIPVRLDPLAQVESQVASARAWRERTGRTFLKKNSTYTLLQVLSPRVDIGVYGNSKSKRKRVRELMEKERGGFDPDILSDPDESLDEARDPSAVVAAFKAKEQKEVEAIHSLRAANLAKMAMADRIEEVKFCLCRKTASGFMLQCELCKDWFHGVCVPLPKTGTQKKLGAGWQSNSKDSKFLCPLCQRSRRPRLETILSLLVSLQKLPVRLPEGEALQCLTERAMSWQDRARRALATEELSSALAKLSVLSQRMVEQAAREKTEKIINAELQKAAANPDLQGHIQTFQQSGFSRATSPRQSVDYDDEETDSDEDIRETYGYDTKDSGEVKPYLFCDDEIPVKSEEVVSHMWPSATPSFCAEHAYSSASKSVVQNVGTPRKQPRKTPLVPRSLEPPVLELSPQAKAQLEELMMLGDLLEVSLDETQHIWRILQATHPPLEERFLQVMEPDDGPMEKSLKIKIKDSEKKRKRKLERAEHHHHHHVLMSSAAGARPPKSKELKRAGQELGLGGKAKKKKLKLGLDKNREMKQLAKQLAKEEKERKRKEKAAAKAEAIREGLEKRKEKKILDIPSKYEWSGAEDSNDENAVCAAKNCQRPCKDKVDWVQCDGGCDEWFHQVCVGVSCEMAENEDYICVDCSLKAVGPRRGGGAAEVEVAEETVVVMAAPSLLTAAGASWSRPVAAVRLTPAEDPQQTS, from the exons ATGTCTGCAATCGGTGAGTTTGTGCCACCCCCTGAATGTCCCGTTTTTGAGCCAAGTTGGGAGGATTTCTCGGACCCTCTTGGATTTATCAACAAGATCCGACCCGTCGCCGAGAAAACTGGCATCTGCAAGATCAGACCACCGCAG GACTGGCAGCCCCCGTTTGCGTGCGACGTGCGTCACTTCCGGTTCACGCCTCGCGTACAAAGATTGAATGAACTTGAG GCACTCACTCGGGTAAAGCTCAACTTCCTGGATCAAATAGCAAAGTTCTGGGAGCTGCAAGGATGCAAGATTCGTTTCCCACACGTGGAGCGAAAGATCCTGGACCTGTATCAACTCAGCAAG GTTGTGTCATCCGAAGGGGGCTTTGTGACCGCGTGTAAAGAAAAGAGGTGGTCCAAAGTGAGCAGCCGAATGGGCTTCCCGCCAGGGAAAGGCACCGGCTCACTCCTTCGCTCCCACTATGAGAGGATCCTTTACCCCTATGAGCTCTTCCAGTCGGGGGCCACTGTACCT GGCATCCAGCAACTATACGAGGAGGGAGACGACTTTGAGGAAGTGGACGAGGGAGTTGGCGaggaggcggcggaggaggacgaCCCAGAGGAAAACGAGGACAAAGACGGAGAGGTTGGTGCGGCGCAGGTGAAAGAGCGTCCTCTGGCCGAAAGACGCTCGAGGCGACTTAAGTCGGAG AGGGAAAACAAAGAGCCCAAAGGCCTCAAACTCTTTGCTAGCAGTCCCAAGTTGGTGGACTTGGAAATTGTGTCGACAG ATGACGGCTACAAGAAACATCGTCACCTGAAAGCTCAAGCCTTCGCCATCAAAATGAGACCGCGCAAGGAGACGCTCGAAGTCAACTTT ATCGACCTCTACTTCTGTCTGATGTGCGGACGTGGCGACGAGGAGGACCGCCTCCTGCTGTGCGACGGCTGCGACGACAGCTACCACACCTTCTGCCTGATTCCACCTCTGCAAGATGTGCCCAAAGGTGACTGGCGCTGCCCCAAGTGTGTCGCAGAG GAGTGCAGTAAGCCCAGAGAGGCGTTTGGCTTTGAGCAGGCTGTGAGGGAATACTCGCTCCAGAGCTTCGGAGAGATGGCCGACCAGTTCAAGTCGGACTATTTCAACATGCCAGTccat ATGGTGCCCACCGAGCTGGTGGAGAAAGAGTTCTGGCGCCTGGTGAGCAGCATCGAGGAGGATGTCATCGTGGAGTACGGCGCCGACATCAGCTCCAAGGATGTGGGCAGCGGGTTCCCCGTTCGAGACGGCAAGAGGAGGCTCCTGGGAGATGAGGAG GAGTACGCCAACTCTGGATGGAATCTAAACAACATGCCAGTGTTGGAGCAGTCGGTCCTCACGCACATCAACGTGGACATCTCAGGCATGAAGGTGCCCTGGCTCTATGTCGGCATGTGTTTCTCCTCCTTCTGCTGGCACATCGAGGACCACTGGAGTTACTCCATTAATTTCCTCCATTG GGGCGAGCCCAAGACTTGGTATGGAGTGCCGGCGTCCGCGGCGGAGCAGCTCGAGGCGGTGATGAAAAAGTTGGCTCCGGAGCTGTTTCAGTCGCAGCCGGACCTCCTCCATCAGCTGGTCACCATCATGAACCCCAACATCCTCATGGAGCACGGCGTGCCT GTGTACAGGACCAATCAGTGCGCAGGGGAGTTTGTGGTCACCTTTCCGCGAGCCTACCACAGCGGATTCAACCAGGGCTACAATTTTGCAGAGGCTGTGAACTTCTGCACCGCTGACTGG TTACCAATGGGCCGTCAGTGCGTGGCCCACTACCGGCGCCTTCGGCGCTACTGCGTCTTCTCGCATGACGAGCTGCTTTGCAAGATGGCCGCCGATCCGGAGAGCCTGGACGTGGAGCTGGCCGCGGCCGTTGTCAAGGAGATGGGGGAAATGATGGATGAGGAGACTCGGCTTAGAAACGCAATCCAAGAAATG GGGGTGCTGTCTTCTGAGCAGGAAGTTTTTGAGCTGGTCCCGGACGACGAGCGCCAGTGCCACAAGTGCAAGACCACCTGCTTCCTGTCGGCGCTCACCTGCTCTTGTTGTCCCGATCGGCTGGTTTGTCTCCACCATGCAGCAGATCTCTGCGACTGCCCTCTCAGCAACAAGTGCCTCAG GTATCGCTACGATCTGGAGGAGCTTCCGGCGATGCTGCAGGGTGTGAAGAATCGTGCGCAGTCATACGACACCTGGGCAAAAAGGATCAACGAAGCCTTGGCTGCAGACCAGAAGAACAAGAAAG ACCTCATTGAGCTCAAGGTTTTGCTGGAGGACGCAGAAGACAGGAAGTACCCGGAAAATTCTCTCTTCCGTCGCCTCAGAGAAATGGTGAAAGAGGCCGAGACTTGCTCCTCCGTGGCCCAGATGTTGCTCAGCCGCAAGCAGAGACACAG CAGCCGCTTGCGTTCTGAGAGCAGTCGGACCCGCAGCAAGCTGACCGTGGACGAGCTCAAGGCCTTTGTGGAGCAGCTTTACAGGCTGCCCTGCGTCATCAGCCAGGCCAGACAAGTGAAG GAGTTACTCGAGAATGTGGAAGACTTCCACGAGCGAGCCCAGGTCGCGTTGGCCGATGAGCTGCCGGATTCCTCCAAGCTGCAGGCCCTCCTGGACCTGGGCAGCGGCCTGGATGTGGAGCTGCCCGAGCTCCCTCGCCTCAAACAGGAGCTCCAGCAGGCCCGTTGGCTCGATGAG GTGCGGATCACCTTGACGGAGCCTCACCGCGTCACGCTGGAGCTGATGAAGCGGCTCATCGATTCCGGGGTGGGCCTGGCTCCCCATCACGCCGTCGAGAAGGCGATGGCTGAACTGCAGGAGATCCTCACGGTCTCTGAGAAATGGGAGGACAAGGCCCGGGCTTGCTTGCAGGCCAG GCCTCGACACAGCATGGTGACGTTGGAAAGCATCGTGCTGGAAGCCAGGAACATTCCAGCATACCTCCCGAATATTTTGGCTCTACGAGAAGCCCTGCAAAAAGCCAAAGACTGGACCGCCAAGGTGGATGCTATTCAG AGCGGGAGTAGCTACGCTTacctggagcaactggagagcCTACTGGCTCGGGGGCGTTCCATCCCCGTCCGTCTCGATCCGCTGGCCCAGGTGGAGTCTCAGGTGGCCTCGGCGCGAGCCTGGAGGGAGAGGACCGGCCGAACCTTTCTCAAAAAGAACTCGACATACACACTACTGCAG GTTCTCAGTCCTCGCGTGGACATCGGCGTGTACGGCAACAGCAAGAGCAAGCGGAAACGAGTGAGGGAGCTCATGGAGAAGGAGCGAGGAGGCTTCGACCCCGACATCCTGAGCGACCCGGATGAGAGCCTGGACGAGGCGCGAGACCCCTCGGCCGTCGTCGCCGCCTTCAAAGCCAAAGAGCAGAAAGAAGTGGAGGCCATCCACTCGCTGCGCGCCGCCAACCTGGCCAAGATGGCCATGGCCGACCGAATCGAGGAAGTCAAGTTCTGCCTGTGCCGGAAGACGGCCAGCGGCTTCATGCTGCAGTGCGAGCTGTGCAAGGACTGGTTCCACGGCGTGTGCGTGCCTCTGCCCAAGACGGGAACGCAGAAGAAGCTCGGCGCCGGTTGGCAGAGCAACAGCAAGGACTCCAAATTTCTCTGCCCGCTGTGTCAACGATCCAGGCGGCCCAGGTTGGAGACCATTCTGTCTCTGCTGGTGTCGCTGCAGAAGCTTCCCGTCAGACTACCGGAAGGGGAGGCACTCCAGTGTTTGACGGAGCGGGCGATGAGCTGGCAG GACCGGGCCCGTCGAGCTCTGGCCACAGAGGAACTGTCGTCCGCCCTGGCCAAGCTGTCCGTTTTGAGCCAGCGCATGGTGGAGCAAGCCGCACGGGAGAAGACGGAGAAGATCATCAACGCCGAGCTGCAAAAAGCCGCAGCCAACCCAGACTTGCAG GGTCACATCCAGACCTTCCAGCAGTCAGGCTTCAGCAGAGCCACGTCGCCTCGCCAGTCCGTGGACTACGACGACGAGGAGACCGACTCGGATGAGGACATCCGGGAGACGTACGGTTACGACACAAAG GACTCGGGCGAAGTGAAGCCGTACCTCTTCTGCGACGACGAGATCCCGGTTAAGTCAGAAGAGGTGGTCAGTCACATGTGGCCGAGTGCCACGCCCTCCTTCTGCGCCGAACACGCCTACTCCTCAGCTTCCAAGTCTGTCGTGCAAA aTGTGGGAACGCCGAGAAAACAGCCCAGGAAGACTCCTCTGGTACCTCGCAGTCTGGAGCCGCCGGTGCTGGAACTGTCTCCGCAAGCCAAGGCccagctggaggagctgatgATGCTGGGCGACCTGCTGGAGGTGTCTCTCGATGAGACCCAGCACATCTGGAGGATCCTGCAGGCCACGCATCCCCCCTTGGAGGAGAGATTCCTTCAGGTTATGGAG CCTGACGACGGCCCGATGGAGAAGTccctgaaaatcaagatcaaggattcagagaagaagaggaagcggaAGTTGGAGCGAGCCgagcaccaccaccatcaccacgtGCTCATGTCGTCCGCCGCCGGCGCCCGACCGCCCAAGTCCAAGGAGCTGAAAAGGGCCGGCCAGGAGCTGGGCCTCGGGGGCaaagccaagaagaagaagctgaaACTGGGCCTGGATAAGAACCGGGAGATGAAGCAGCTGGCTAAACAGTTAGCcaaggaggagaaagagaggaAGCGGAAGGAGAAAGCGGCCGCCAAGGCAGAGGCCATCAGAGAGGGACtggagaagaggaaggagaagaagattCTCGACATTCCCTCCAAGTACGAGTGGTCCGGTGCCGAAGACTCCAACGACGAGAACGCCGTGTGCGCCGCCAAAAACTGCCAAAGACCGTGTAAAGACAAG GTGGACTGGGTGCAATGCGACGGCGGCTGCGACGAGTGGTTCCACCAAGTCTGCGTGGGGGTCTCGTGCGAAATGGCGGAGAACGAAGACTACATCTGCGTGGACTGCTCCCTCAAGGCCGTCGGGCCGAGGCGGGGAGGCGGCGCGGCCGAGGTGGAGGTGGCCGAGGAAACGGTGGTGGTGATGGCCGCGCCCAGCCTGCTGACGGCCGCCGGCGCCTCGTGGTCCCGCCCCGTCGCCGCCGTCCGTCTAACCCCGGCGGAGGATCCTCAGCAGACCAGTTAG
- the kdm5a gene encoding lysine-specific demethylase 5A isoform X2, whose product MSAIGEFVPPPECPVFEPSWEDFSDPLGFINKIRPVAEKTGICKIRPPQDWQPPFACDVRHFRFTPRVQRLNELEALTRVKLNFLDQIAKFWELQGCKIRFPHVERKILDLYQLSKVVSSEGGFVTACKEKRWSKVSSRMGFPPGKGTGSLLRSHYERILYPYELFQSGATVPGIQQLYEEGDDFEEVDEGVGEEAAEEDDPEENEDKDGEVGAAQVKERPLAERRSRRLKSERENKEPKGLKLFASSPKLVDLEIVSTDDGYKKHRHLKAQAFAIKMRPRKETLEVNFIDLYFCLMCGRGDEEDRLLLCDGCDDSYHTFCLIPPLQDVPKGDWRCPKCVAEECSKPREAFGFEQAVREYSLQSFGEMADQFKSDYFNMPVHMVPTELVEKEFWRLVSSIEEDVIVEYGADISSKDVGSGFPVRDGKRRLLGDEEVSSKRDGFAHNGLPFLFKWRIFCCSRQEYANSGWNLNNMPVLEQSVLTHINVDISGMKVPWLYVGMCFSSFCWHIEDHWSYSINFLHWGEPKTWYGVPASAAEQLEAVMKKLAPELFQSQPDLLHQLVTIMNPNILMEHGVPVYRTNQCAGEFVVTFPRAYHSGFNQGYNFAEAVNFCTADWLPMGRQCVAHYRRLRRYCVFSHDELLCKMAADPESLDVELAAAVVKEMGEMMDEETRLRNAIQEMGVLSSEQEVFELVPDDERQCHKCKTTCFLSALTCSCCPDRLVCLHHAADLCDCPLSNKCLRYRYDLEELPAMLQGVKNRAQSYDTWAKRINEALAADQKNKKDLIELKVLLEDAEDRKYPENSLFRRLREMVKEAETCSSVAQMLLSRKQRHSRLRSESSRTRSKLTVDELKAFVEQLYRLPCVISQARQVKELLENVEDFHERAQVALADELPDSSKLQALLDLGSGLDVELPELPRLKQELQQARWLDEVRITLTEPHRVTLELMKRLIDSGVGLAPHHAVEKAMAELQEILTVSEKWEDKARACLQARPRHSMVTLESIVLEARNIPAYLPNILALREALQKAKDWTAKVDAIQSGSSYAYLEQLESLLARGRSIPVRLDPLAQVESQVASARAWRERTGRTFLKKNSTYTLLQVLSPRVDIGVYGNSKSKRKRVRELMEKERGGFDPDILSDPDESLDEARDPSAVVAAFKAKEQKEVEAIHSLRAANLAKMAMADRIEEVKFCLCRKTASGFMLQCELCKDWFHGVCVPLPKTGTQKKLGAGWQSNSKDSKFLCPLCQRSRRPRLETILSLLVSLQKLPVRLPEGEALQCLTERAMSWQDRARRALATEELSSALAKLSVLSQRMVEQAAREKTEKIINAELQKAAANPDLQGHIQTFQQSGFSRATSPRQSVDYDDEETDSDEDIRETYGYDTKDSGEVKPYLFCDDEIPVKSEEVVSHMWPSATPSFCAEHAYSSASKSVVQNVGTPRKQPRKTPLVPRSLEPPVLELSPQAKAQLEELMMLGDLLEVSLDETQHIWRILQATHPPLEERFLQVMEPDDGPMEKSLKIKIKDSEKKRKRKLERAEHHHHHHVLMSSAAGARPPKSKELKRAGQELGLGGKAKKKKLKLGLDKNREMKQLAKQLAKEEKERKRKEKAAAKAEAIREGLEKRKEKKILDIPSKYEWSGAEDSNDENAVCAAKNCQRPCKDKVDWVQCDGGCDEWFHQVCVGVSCEMAENEDYICVDCSLKAVGPRRGGGAAEVEVAEETVVVMAAPSLLTAAGASWSRPVAAVRLTPAEDPQQTS is encoded by the exons ATGTCTGCAATCGGTGAGTTTGTGCCACCCCCTGAATGTCCCGTTTTTGAGCCAAGTTGGGAGGATTTCTCGGACCCTCTTGGATTTATCAACAAGATCCGACCCGTCGCCGAGAAAACTGGCATCTGCAAGATCAGACCACCGCAG GACTGGCAGCCCCCGTTTGCGTGCGACGTGCGTCACTTCCGGTTCACGCCTCGCGTACAAAGATTGAATGAACTTGAG GCACTCACTCGGGTAAAGCTCAACTTCCTGGATCAAATAGCAAAGTTCTGGGAGCTGCAAGGATGCAAGATTCGTTTCCCACACGTGGAGCGAAAGATCCTGGACCTGTATCAACTCAGCAAG GTTGTGTCATCCGAAGGGGGCTTTGTGACCGCGTGTAAAGAAAAGAGGTGGTCCAAAGTGAGCAGCCGAATGGGCTTCCCGCCAGGGAAAGGCACCGGCTCACTCCTTCGCTCCCACTATGAGAGGATCCTTTACCCCTATGAGCTCTTCCAGTCGGGGGCCACTGTACCT GGCATCCAGCAACTATACGAGGAGGGAGACGACTTTGAGGAAGTGGACGAGGGAGTTGGCGaggaggcggcggaggaggacgaCCCAGAGGAAAACGAGGACAAAGACGGAGAGGTTGGTGCGGCGCAGGTGAAAGAGCGTCCTCTGGCCGAAAGACGCTCGAGGCGACTTAAGTCGGAG AGGGAAAACAAAGAGCCCAAAGGCCTCAAACTCTTTGCTAGCAGTCCCAAGTTGGTGGACTTGGAAATTGTGTCGACAG ATGACGGCTACAAGAAACATCGTCACCTGAAAGCTCAAGCCTTCGCCATCAAAATGAGACCGCGCAAGGAGACGCTCGAAGTCAACTTT ATCGACCTCTACTTCTGTCTGATGTGCGGACGTGGCGACGAGGAGGACCGCCTCCTGCTGTGCGACGGCTGCGACGACAGCTACCACACCTTCTGCCTGATTCCACCTCTGCAAGATGTGCCCAAAGGTGACTGGCGCTGCCCCAAGTGTGTCGCAGAG GAGTGCAGTAAGCCCAGAGAGGCGTTTGGCTTTGAGCAGGCTGTGAGGGAATACTCGCTCCAGAGCTTCGGAGAGATGGCCGACCAGTTCAAGTCGGACTATTTCAACATGCCAGTccat ATGGTGCCCACCGAGCTGGTGGAGAAAGAGTTCTGGCGCCTGGTGAGCAGCATCGAGGAGGATGTCATCGTGGAGTACGGCGCCGACATCAGCTCCAAGGATGTGGGCAGCGGGTTCCCCGTTCGAGACGGCAAGAGGAGGCTCCTGGGAGATGAGGAGGTGAGTTCAAAACGAGACGGCTTTGCGCATAACGGACTCCCATTTTTGTTTAAATGGCGCATCTTTTGCTGTTCCCGTCAGGAGTACGCCAACTCTGGATGGAATCTAAACAACATGCCAGTGTTGGAGCAGTCGGTCCTCACGCACATCAACGTGGACATCTCAGGCATGAAGGTGCCCTGGCTCTATGTCGGCATGTGTTTCTCCTCCTTCTGCTGGCACATCGAGGACCACTGGAGTTACTCCATTAATTTCCTCCATTG GGGCGAGCCCAAGACTTGGTATGGAGTGCCGGCGTCCGCGGCGGAGCAGCTCGAGGCGGTGATGAAAAAGTTGGCTCCGGAGCTGTTTCAGTCGCAGCCGGACCTCCTCCATCAGCTGGTCACCATCATGAACCCCAACATCCTCATGGAGCACGGCGTGCCT GTGTACAGGACCAATCAGTGCGCAGGGGAGTTTGTGGTCACCTTTCCGCGAGCCTACCACAGCGGATTCAACCAGGGCTACAATTTTGCAGAGGCTGTGAACTTCTGCACCGCTGACTGG TTACCAATGGGCCGTCAGTGCGTGGCCCACTACCGGCGCCTTCGGCGCTACTGCGTCTTCTCGCATGACGAGCTGCTTTGCAAGATGGCCGCCGATCCGGAGAGCCTGGACGTGGAGCTGGCCGCGGCCGTTGTCAAGGAGATGGGGGAAATGATGGATGAGGAGACTCGGCTTAGAAACGCAATCCAAGAAATG GGGGTGCTGTCTTCTGAGCAGGAAGTTTTTGAGCTGGTCCCGGACGACGAGCGCCAGTGCCACAAGTGCAAGACCACCTGCTTCCTGTCGGCGCTCACCTGCTCTTGTTGTCCCGATCGGCTGGTTTGTCTCCACCATGCAGCAGATCTCTGCGACTGCCCTCTCAGCAACAAGTGCCTCAG GTATCGCTACGATCTGGAGGAGCTTCCGGCGATGCTGCAGGGTGTGAAGAATCGTGCGCAGTCATACGACACCTGGGCAAAAAGGATCAACGAAGCCTTGGCTGCAGACCAGAAGAACAAGAAAG ACCTCATTGAGCTCAAGGTTTTGCTGGAGGACGCAGAAGACAGGAAGTACCCGGAAAATTCTCTCTTCCGTCGCCTCAGAGAAATGGTGAAAGAGGCCGAGACTTGCTCCTCCGTGGCCCAGATGTTGCTCAGCCGCAAGCAGAGACACAG CCGCTTGCGTTCTGAGAGCAGTCGGACCCGCAGCAAGCTGACCGTGGACGAGCTCAAGGCCTTTGTGGAGCAGCTTTACAGGCTGCCCTGCGTCATCAGCCAGGCCAGACAAGTGAAG GAGTTACTCGAGAATGTGGAAGACTTCCACGAGCGAGCCCAGGTCGCGTTGGCCGATGAGCTGCCGGATTCCTCCAAGCTGCAGGCCCTCCTGGACCTGGGCAGCGGCCTGGATGTGGAGCTGCCCGAGCTCCCTCGCCTCAAACAGGAGCTCCAGCAGGCCCGTTGGCTCGATGAG GTGCGGATCACCTTGACGGAGCCTCACCGCGTCACGCTGGAGCTGATGAAGCGGCTCATCGATTCCGGGGTGGGCCTGGCTCCCCATCACGCCGTCGAGAAGGCGATGGCTGAACTGCAGGAGATCCTCACGGTCTCTGAGAAATGGGAGGACAAGGCCCGGGCTTGCTTGCAGGCCAG GCCTCGACACAGCATGGTGACGTTGGAAAGCATCGTGCTGGAAGCCAGGAACATTCCAGCATACCTCCCGAATATTTTGGCTCTACGAGAAGCCCTGCAAAAAGCCAAAGACTGGACCGCCAAGGTGGATGCTATTCAG AGCGGGAGTAGCTACGCTTacctggagcaactggagagcCTACTGGCTCGGGGGCGTTCCATCCCCGTCCGTCTCGATCCGCTGGCCCAGGTGGAGTCTCAGGTGGCCTCGGCGCGAGCCTGGAGGGAGAGGACCGGCCGAACCTTTCTCAAAAAGAACTCGACATACACACTACTGCAG GTTCTCAGTCCTCGCGTGGACATCGGCGTGTACGGCAACAGCAAGAGCAAGCGGAAACGAGTGAGGGAGCTCATGGAGAAGGAGCGAGGAGGCTTCGACCCCGACATCCTGAGCGACCCGGATGAGAGCCTGGACGAGGCGCGAGACCCCTCGGCCGTCGTCGCCGCCTTCAAAGCCAAAGAGCAGAAAGAAGTGGAGGCCATCCACTCGCTGCGCGCCGCCAACCTGGCCAAGATGGCCATGGCCGACCGAATCGAGGAAGTCAAGTTCTGCCTGTGCCGGAAGACGGCCAGCGGCTTCATGCTGCAGTGCGAGCTGTGCAAGGACTGGTTCCACGGCGTGTGCGTGCCTCTGCCCAAGACGGGAACGCAGAAGAAGCTCGGCGCCGGTTGGCAGAGCAACAGCAAGGACTCCAAATTTCTCTGCCCGCTGTGTCAACGATCCAGGCGGCCCAGGTTGGAGACCATTCTGTCTCTGCTGGTGTCGCTGCAGAAGCTTCCCGTCAGACTACCGGAAGGGGAGGCACTCCAGTGTTTGACGGAGCGGGCGATGAGCTGGCAG GACCGGGCCCGTCGAGCTCTGGCCACAGAGGAACTGTCGTCCGCCCTGGCCAAGCTGTCCGTTTTGAGCCAGCGCATGGTGGAGCAAGCCGCACGGGAGAAGACGGAGAAGATCATCAACGCCGAGCTGCAAAAAGCCGCAGCCAACCCAGACTTGCAG GGTCACATCCAGACCTTCCAGCAGTCAGGCTTCAGCAGAGCCACGTCGCCTCGCCAGTCCGTGGACTACGACGACGAGGAGACCGACTCGGATGAGGACATCCGGGAGACGTACGGTTACGACACAAAG GACTCGGGCGAAGTGAAGCCGTACCTCTTCTGCGACGACGAGATCCCGGTTAAGTCAGAAGAGGTGGTCAGTCACATGTGGCCGAGTGCCACGCCCTCCTTCTGCGCCGAACACGCCTACTCCTCAGCTTCCAAGTCTGTCGTGCAAA aTGTGGGAACGCCGAGAAAACAGCCCAGGAAGACTCCTCTGGTACCTCGCAGTCTGGAGCCGCCGGTGCTGGAACTGTCTCCGCAAGCCAAGGCccagctggaggagctgatgATGCTGGGCGACCTGCTGGAGGTGTCTCTCGATGAGACCCAGCACATCTGGAGGATCCTGCAGGCCACGCATCCCCCCTTGGAGGAGAGATTCCTTCAGGTTATGGAG CCTGACGACGGCCCGATGGAGAAGTccctgaaaatcaagatcaaggattcagagaagaagaggaagcggaAGTTGGAGCGAGCCgagcaccaccaccatcaccacgtGCTCATGTCGTCCGCCGCCGGCGCCCGACCGCCCAAGTCCAAGGAGCTGAAAAGGGCCGGCCAGGAGCTGGGCCTCGGGGGCaaagccaagaagaagaagctgaaACTGGGCCTGGATAAGAACCGGGAGATGAAGCAGCTGGCTAAACAGTTAGCcaaggaggagaaagagaggaAGCGGAAGGAGAAAGCGGCCGCCAAGGCAGAGGCCATCAGAGAGGGACtggagaagaggaaggagaagaagattCTCGACATTCCCTCCAAGTACGAGTGGTCCGGTGCCGAAGACTCCAACGACGAGAACGCCGTGTGCGCCGCCAAAAACTGCCAAAGACCGTGTAAAGACAAG GTGGACTGGGTGCAATGCGACGGCGGCTGCGACGAGTGGTTCCACCAAGTCTGCGTGGGGGTCTCGTGCGAAATGGCGGAGAACGAAGACTACATCTGCGTGGACTGCTCCCTCAAGGCCGTCGGGCCGAGGCGGGGAGGCGGCGCGGCCGAGGTGGAGGTGGCCGAGGAAACGGTGGTGGTGATGGCCGCGCCCAGCCTGCTGACGGCCGCCGGCGCCTCGTGGTCCCGCCCCGTCGCCGCCGTCCGTCTAACCCCGGCGGAGGATCCTCAGCAGACCAGTTAG